One Mycobacterium sp. SMC-4 DNA window includes the following coding sequences:
- a CDS encoding type III pantothenate kinase, giving the protein MLLAIDVRNTHTVVGLISGFGAHASVVHHWRIRTEPEVTADELALTIDGLIGDDAERLTGAAGLSTVPSVLHEVRVMLEQYWPNVPRVLIEPGVRTGIPLLVDNPKEVGADRIVNCLAAYQKYGSAAIVVDFGSSICVDVVSAKGEFLGGAIAPGVQVSSDAAAARSAALRRVELTRPRSVVGKNTVECMQAGAVFGFASLVDGLVSRVRSDVDGFDGDDVAVVATGHSAPLVLPDLRTVEHYDRHLTLDGLRLVFERNRDSQRGKAKSAR; this is encoded by the coding sequence GTGCTCCTGGCCATCGACGTCCGCAACACCCACACCGTCGTCGGATTGATCTCCGGGTTCGGCGCCCACGCCAGCGTCGTGCATCACTGGCGTATCCGCACCGAACCGGAGGTGACCGCCGACGAGTTGGCGCTGACCATCGACGGTCTGATCGGTGACGACGCCGAACGTCTCACCGGTGCGGCCGGATTGTCGACGGTCCCATCGGTGCTGCACGAGGTGCGGGTGATGCTCGAGCAGTACTGGCCCAACGTGCCGCGGGTGTTGATCGAACCGGGTGTGCGCACCGGGATTCCGCTGCTGGTCGACAATCCGAAGGAGGTCGGCGCTGACCGCATCGTCAACTGTCTTGCGGCATATCAGAAGTACGGATCCGCGGCGATCGTCGTCGATTTCGGTTCATCGATCTGTGTCGATGTGGTCTCGGCCAAGGGTGAATTCCTCGGCGGCGCAATCGCTCCGGGTGTTCAGGTGTCCTCGGACGCAGCGGCGGCCCGCTCGGCGGCGTTGCGGCGGGTCGAACTGACCCGCCCGCGCTCGGTGGTGGGTAAGAACACCGTCGAGTGCATGCAGGCCGGCGCGGTGTTCGGATTCGCCAGTCTGGTCGACGGATTGGTCAGCCGGGTACGCTCGGACGTCGACGGTTTCGACGGTGACGACGTCGCCGTGGTGGCCACCGGCCACAGCGCTCCGCTGGTGTTGCCAGACCTGCGCACCGTCGAACACTACGACCGCCACCTGACTCTGGACGGACTGCGGCTGGTCTTCGAGCGCAACCGTGACAGTCAGCGGGGCAAGGCCAAGTCAGCGCGCTGA
- the panC gene encoding pantoate--beta-alanine ligase, whose protein sequence is MVAGPTPKFVAAQLNVYSRPPEVSAVTRALRTSGRRVVLVPTMGALHDGHLSLIRAAKRVPGAVVVVSIFVNPLQFAAGEDLDAYPRTLDDDLAALRDEGVQIVFTPTEDDMYPGGKRTSVVPGPLGSELEGASRPTHFAGVLTVVLKLFNVIRPDRAYFGEKDYQQLTLIRQMVADLDLNVEVVGVPIVREPDGLAMSSRNRYLEPVQREQAGALSAALLAGMYAASGGVAAALDAAQAVLDEVPALELDYLQVRDPALGPAPARGAARMLIAARLGRTRLLDNIAVDIGAGIDGHPGSPADQSHELPWRN, encoded by the coding sequence ATGGTCGCCGGACCCACCCCGAAGTTCGTCGCCGCACAGCTCAACGTGTACTCCCGGCCCCCGGAGGTGTCGGCGGTGACGCGGGCACTGCGTACCAGCGGCCGGCGGGTCGTGCTGGTGCCCACCATGGGAGCACTGCACGACGGGCACCTGAGCCTGATCCGGGCGGCCAAGCGGGTCCCGGGGGCGGTCGTGGTGGTCTCGATCTTCGTCAACCCGTTGCAGTTTGCCGCGGGTGAGGATCTCGACGCCTACCCGCGCACCCTCGACGACGATCTGGCTGCGCTGCGTGACGAAGGTGTGCAGATCGTGTTCACCCCGACCGAGGACGACATGTATCCCGGCGGCAAGCGCACCAGCGTGGTTCCCGGCCCGTTGGGATCTGAGCTCGAAGGAGCATCCCGGCCGACACACTTCGCCGGTGTCCTGACAGTGGTTCTCAAGCTGTTCAACGTGATCCGGCCCGACCGGGCCTATTTCGGCGAAAAGGACTACCAGCAGCTGACGTTGATCCGGCAGATGGTCGCCGACCTCGACCTGAACGTCGAGGTCGTCGGGGTGCCGATCGTGCGCGAGCCCGACGGCTTGGCGATGTCCTCACGCAATCGCTACCTCGAACCGGTGCAGCGCGAGCAGGCCGGCGCGTTGTCAGCCGCGCTGCTGGCCGGGATGTACGCCGCCAGCGGTGGAGTGGCCGCGGCGCTGGACGCCGCGCAGGCGGTGCTCGACGAGGTACCCGCTCTGGAACTGGACTACCTGCAGGTGCGCGACCCGGCGCTGGGGCCGGCCCCGGCGCGCGGCGCGGCGCGGATGCTGATCGCGGCGCGGCTGGGACGCACCCGCTTGCTGGACAACATCGCCGTCGACATCGGCGCCGGCATCGATGGACACCCTGGCAGCCCTGCTGATCAGAGTCACGAATTGCCCTGGAGGAATTGA
- the lysS gene encoding lysine--tRNA ligase — MTSADSDQDPREDIPEQFRIRQAKRERLLEEGRDPYPVEVARTHTLAELRSAYPELAADTKTGLKVGVTGRVIFARNSGKLCFATLQEGDGTQLQAMISLDQVGQESLDAWKADVDLGDIVFVAGEVISSRRGELSVLADSWQMASKSLRPLPVAHKEMSEESRVRQRYVDLIVRPEARTVARQRIAVVRAVRSALERRGFLEVETPILQTLAGGAAARPFVTHSNALDSDLYLRIAPELFLKRCVVGGLDRVFELNRVFRNEGADSTHSPEFAMLETYQAYGTYDDSAVVTRELIQEVADEAIGTRQVSLPDGSVYDLGGEWDSIQMYPSLSDALGEEITPQTPAERLWQIADRLGVEIPRDRGYGHGKLVEELWEFAVGDKLWAPTFVRDFPVETTPLTRSHRSIDGVTEKWDLYIRHIELATGYSELIDPVIQRERFEAQARAAAAGDDEAMALDEDFLAALEYGMPPTTGTGMGIDRLLMALTGLSIRDTVLFPIVRRYGN; from the coding sequence GTGACGTCCGCTGATTCTGACCAAGACCCGCGCGAGGACATCCCGGAGCAGTTCCGCATCCGGCAGGCCAAACGTGAGCGACTGCTCGAGGAGGGACGCGACCCGTATCCGGTCGAGGTGGCGCGCACCCACACGCTGGCCGAGTTGCGCTCGGCCTACCCGGAGCTGGCGGCCGACACCAAGACCGGACTCAAGGTCGGGGTCACCGGCCGGGTGATCTTCGCCCGCAACTCCGGCAAGTTGTGCTTCGCGACGCTGCAGGAGGGGGACGGAACCCAGCTGCAGGCGATGATCAGCCTGGATCAGGTGGGTCAGGAGTCGCTGGACGCGTGGAAGGCCGACGTCGACCTCGGCGACATCGTCTTCGTCGCCGGCGAGGTGATCAGCTCCCGGCGCGGAGAGCTGTCCGTGCTCGCCGATTCTTGGCAGATGGCTTCCAAGTCGTTGCGGCCGCTGCCGGTCGCACACAAGGAGATGAGCGAGGAGTCACGGGTCCGCCAGCGCTACGTCGACCTGATCGTGCGTCCGGAAGCCCGCACCGTGGCCCGGCAGCGCATCGCCGTCGTGCGCGCCGTGCGCTCGGCACTGGAACGCCGTGGCTTCCTCGAAGTCGAGACGCCGATCCTGCAGACGTTGGCCGGCGGAGCCGCCGCCCGGCCGTTCGTGACGCATTCCAACGCGCTGGACTCCGATCTCTATCTGCGTATCGCGCCGGAACTGTTTCTCAAGCGCTGCGTGGTCGGTGGGCTGGACCGGGTATTCGAGTTGAATCGGGTCTTTCGAAACGAAGGTGCCGATTCCACGCATTCTCCGGAATTTGCGATGTTGGAGACTTACCAGGCCTACGGCACCTATGATGATTCCGCGGTCGTCACCCGCGAACTTATTCAGGAAGTCGCCGATGAAGCCATCGGCACGCGTCAGGTGTCATTGCCCGACGGATCGGTCTACGATCTCGGCGGCGAATGGGACAGCATTCAAATGTATCCCTCGCTCTCGGATGCCCTCGGTGAAGAGATCACACCGCAGACCCCTGCCGAGCGGCTTTGGCAGATCGCCGACCGGCTCGGTGTCGAGATTCCTCGTGATCGCGGTTATGGGCACGGCAAATTGGTCGAAGAACTCTGGGAGTTCGCGGTCGGCGACAAACTGTGGGCGCCGACCTTCGTGCGCGATTTTCCGGTCGAGACGACCCCGCTGACACGTTCGCACCGCAGCATCGACGGGGTCACCGAGAAGTGGGACCTCTACATCCGTCACATCGAGCTGGCCACGGGATATTCGGAGCTGATCGACCCGGTGATCCAGCGGGAGCGCTTCGAGGCGCAGGCCCGTGCCGCGGCCGCCGGTGACGACGAAGCAATGGCGTTGGACGAGGATTTCCTGGCCGCACTTGAGTACGGTATGCCGCCGACAACTGGTACCGGAATGGGTATCGACCGCTTGTTGATGGCGTTGACGGGACTGTCGATTAGGGACACGGTTTTGTTCCCTATTGTTCGCCGATACGGTAACTGA
- the clpC1 gene encoding ATP-dependent protease ATP-binding subunit ClpC codes for MFERFTDRARRVVVLAQEEARMLNHNYIGTEHILLGLIHEGEGVAAKSLESLGISLEGVRSQVEEIIGQGQQAPSGHIPFTPRAKKVLELSLREALQLGHNYIGTEHILLGLIREGEGVAAQVLVKLGAELTRVRQQVIQLLSGYQGKETAEAGTGGRGGEAGNPSTSLVLDQFGRNLTAAAMEGKLDPVIGREKEIERVMQVLSRRTKNNPVLIGEPGVGKTAVVEGLAQAIVAGEVPETLKDKQLYTLDLGSLVAGSRYRGDFEERLKKVLKEINTRGDIILFIDELHTLVGAGAAEGAIDAASILKPKLARGELQTIGATTLDEYRKYIEKDAALERRFQPVQVGEPTVEHTIEILKGLRDRYEAHHRVSITDSAMVAAATLADRYINDRFLPDKAIDLIDEAGARMRIRRMTAPPDLREFDEKIADARREKESAIDAQDFEKAASLRDKEKQLVAQRAEREKQWRSGDLDVVAEVDDEQIAEVLGNWTGIPVFKLTEEETTRLLRMEDELHKRIIGQEDAVKAVSKAIRRTRAGLKDPKRPSGSFIFAGPSGVGKTELSKALANFLFGEDDALIQIDMGEFHDRFTASRLFGAPPGYVGYEEGGQLTEKVRRKPFSVVLFDEIEKAHQEIYNSLLQVLEDGRLTDGQGRTVDFKNTVLIFTSNLGTSDISKAVGLGFSQGGGENNYERMKQKVNDELKKHFRPEFLNRIDDIIVFHQLTQDEIIKMVDLMIGRVANQLRAKDMAIELTEAAKALLAKRGFDPVLGARPLRRTIQREIEDQLSEKILFEELGPGQLVTVDVEGWDGEGAGEDAKFTFVGTRKPAVVAEPDLAQAGAPE; via the coding sequence ATGTTCGAAAGATTTACCGACCGTGCGCGTCGGGTCGTCGTCCTGGCCCAAGAAGAGGCCCGGATGCTCAATCACAACTACATCGGCACCGAGCACATCCTGCTGGGCCTCATTCACGAGGGTGAGGGCGTCGCCGCCAAGTCGCTCGAATCGCTGGGCATCTCGCTGGAGGGTGTGCGCAGCCAGGTCGAGGAGATCATCGGCCAGGGTCAGCAGGCTCCGTCCGGTCACATTCCGTTCACTCCGCGCGCCAAGAAGGTGCTGGAGTTGAGCCTGCGCGAGGCACTGCAGCTCGGCCACAACTACATCGGCACCGAGCACATCCTGCTCGGCCTGATCCGCGAGGGTGAGGGCGTGGCCGCCCAGGTGCTGGTCAAGCTCGGCGCCGAGCTCACCCGGGTGCGCCAGCAGGTTATCCAGCTGCTGAGCGGCTACCAGGGCAAGGAGACCGCCGAGGCCGGTACCGGCGGGCGCGGCGGCGAGGCGGGCAACCCGTCGACGTCATTGGTGCTCGACCAGTTCGGCCGCAACCTGACCGCTGCGGCGATGGAGGGCAAGCTCGACCCGGTCATCGGCCGTGAGAAGGAAATCGAGCGGGTCATGCAGGTGTTGTCCCGCCGCACCAAGAACAACCCGGTGCTGATCGGCGAGCCCGGTGTCGGCAAGACCGCCGTCGTCGAAGGCCTGGCACAGGCCATCGTCGCCGGTGAGGTGCCCGAGACGCTCAAGGACAAGCAGCTTTACACCCTGGACCTGGGTTCGCTGGTCGCCGGCAGCCGCTACCGCGGTGACTTCGAGGAGCGCCTGAAGAAGGTGCTCAAGGAGATCAACACCCGCGGTGACATCATCCTGTTCATCGACGAGCTGCACACGCTCGTCGGCGCAGGTGCCGCCGAGGGCGCGATCGACGCCGCGTCGATCCTCAAGCCCAAGTTGGCTCGTGGAGAACTTCAGACGATCGGCGCCACCACGCTCGACGAGTACCGCAAGTACATCGAGAAGGACGCCGCGCTGGAGCGCCGCTTCCAGCCGGTCCAGGTGGGTGAACCGACCGTCGAGCACACCATCGAAATCCTCAAGGGTCTGCGCGACCGCTACGAGGCGCACCACCGCGTCTCGATCACCGATTCCGCGATGGTGGCCGCGGCCACGCTGGCCGACCGTTACATCAACGACCGGTTCCTGCCGGACAAGGCGATCGACCTGATCGACGAGGCCGGTGCCCGGATGCGGATTCGCCGGATGACGGCTCCGCCGGACCTGCGCGAGTTCGACGAGAAGATCGCCGACGCCCGCCGCGAGAAGGAGTCCGCGATCGATGCGCAGGACTTCGAGAAGGCCGCCAGCCTGCGCGACAAGGAAAAGCAACTGGTCGCGCAGCGGGCCGAGCGCGAGAAGCAGTGGCGCTCAGGTGATCTCGATGTGGTCGCCGAGGTCGACGACGAGCAGATCGCCGAGGTGCTCGGCAACTGGACCGGCATCCCGGTGTTCAAGCTGACCGAGGAGGAGACCACCCGTCTGCTCCGTATGGAGGACGAGCTGCACAAGCGGATCATCGGCCAGGAGGACGCCGTCAAGGCCGTCTCGAAGGCCATCCGCCGTACCCGCGCCGGCCTGAAGGACCCCAAGCGCCCGTCGGGCTCGTTCATCTTCGCCGGCCCGTCCGGCGTCGGTAAGACCGAGCTGTCCAAGGCGCTGGCCAACTTCCTGTTCGGCGAGGACGACGCGCTCATCCAGATCGACATGGGCGAGTTCCACGACCGCTTCACCGCGTCGCGGCTCTTCGGCGCCCCTCCGGGCTACGTCGGCTACGAAGAGGGTGGCCAGCTCACCGAGAAGGTGCGCCGCAAGCCGTTCTCTGTGGTGCTGTTCGACGAGATCGAGAAGGCGCATCAGGAGATCTACAACAGCCTGTTGCAGGTGCTCGAGGACGGTCGCCTGACCGACGGTCAGGGCCGCACGGTCGACTTCAAGAACACCGTGCTGATCTTCACGTCCAACCTGGGCACGTCCGACATCAGCAAGGCTGTCGGGCTGGGCTTCTCCCAGGGTGGCGGCGAGAACAACTACGAGCGGATGAAGCAGAAGGTCAACGACGAGCTCAAGAAGCACTTCCGTCCGGAGTTCCTCAACCGTATCGACGACATCATCGTGTTCCACCAGCTGACACAGGACGAGATCATCAAGATGGTCGACCTGATGATCGGCCGGGTCGCCAATCAGCTCAGGGCCAAGGACATGGCCATCGAGTTGACCGAGGCGGCCAAGGCGTTGCTGGCCAAGCGCGGGTTCGATCCGGTGCTGGGTGCGCGGCCGTTGCGTCGCACCATCCAGCGTGAGATCGAGGATCAGCTCTCGGAGAAGATCCTGTTCGAGGAGCTCGGCCCGGGCCAGCTGGTCACCGTCGACGTCGAGGGCTGGGACGGCGAAGGCGCCGGCGAGGACGCGAAGTTCACGTTCGTCGGTACCCGCAAGCCGGCGGTGGTCGCCGAGCCGGATCTGGCGCAGGCCGGCGCGCCGGAGTAA
- a CDS encoding energy-coupling factor ABC transporter substrate-binding protein, translated as MSERRKSSAALLVSVLLGLAAVIAVGSLLLGYARDSDAEFGGADGQAEEVITELHEDYEPWFSPLVGELPGEVESGLFALQAGIGGIVLGGAIGWYAGRNRGRSEASEKDRGSD; from the coding sequence ATGAGTGAACGTCGTAAAAGCTCTGCGGCCCTGCTGGTTTCGGTACTGCTCGGCCTCGCCGCGGTGATTGCCGTGGGCTCCCTGCTCCTGGGTTACGCGCGCGATTCGGACGCCGAATTCGGCGGCGCTGACGGCCAGGCTGAAGAGGTGATCACCGAACTGCACGAAGATTACGAGCCGTGGTTCTCCCCGCTGGTCGGCGAACTGCCTGGCGAGGTCGAGTCCGGTCTGTTCGCGCTGCAGGCCGGAATCGGTGGCATCGTGCTCGGCGGTGCGATCGGGTGGTACGCCGGTCGCAACCGCGGCCGCAGCGAGGCGAGCGAAAAGGACCGCGGCAGCGACTGA
- the lsr2 gene encoding histone-like nucleoid-structuring protein Lsr2: MAKKVTVTLVDDFDGEGAADETVEFGLDGVSYEIDLSSKNAAKLRNDLKQWVEAGRRVGGRRRGRSVGTGRGRAAIDREQSAAIRDWARRNGHNVSTRGRIPADVIDAFHAAT, encoded by the coding sequence ATGGCGAAGAAAGTCACCGTCACTCTGGTCGACGATTTCGACGGTGAAGGTGCCGCCGACGAGACTGTGGAATTTGGCCTCGACGGCGTCAGTTATGAGATCGATCTCTCCTCGAAAAATGCCGCCAAGCTGCGTAATGATTTGAAGCAATGGGTCGAGGCCGGCCGCCGGGTGGGTGGACGTCGGCGCGGGCGTTCGGTCGGAACCGGCCGCGGGCGGGCCGCGATCGACCGTGAGCAGAGCGCAGCCATCAGGGATTGGGCGCGCCGCAACGGCCACAACGTCTCGACTCGCGGGCGCATCCCCGCCGACGTCATTGACGCTTTCCACGCGGCCACCTGA
- a CDS encoding energy-coupling factor ABC transporter ATP-binding protein — protein sequence MRDETVVLGLRNVGFGYPRGPRVLDGVDLSLRAGERITLLGANGSGKTTLLRILVGLTKPTTGAVYLDGAALTGSRADRTRLRTRVQMVLQEPDDQIVGATVRADVSFGPANLGLTRTQVQARVNAAMAALDITDLAERTPNHLSFGQRKRVAIAGAVAMHPRVLLLDEATAGLDPRAVQDLLATLTALSESGTTVVLATHDVDTAWTWSQETLVLRDRSVQRGPTHDLLVDDELLTGARLTLAWGAAVSRKLHRTVLRPDEI from the coding sequence GTGCGTGACGAGACCGTGGTCCTGGGACTGCGCAACGTCGGTTTCGGCTACCCGCGGGGACCGCGGGTACTCGACGGCGTGGACCTGTCGCTACGGGCGGGTGAGCGAATCACGTTGCTGGGGGCCAACGGCTCCGGCAAGACGACGTTGCTACGGATCCTGGTGGGCTTGACGAAGCCGACCACCGGCGCGGTGTATCTGGACGGCGCGGCGCTGACCGGTTCACGGGCCGATCGCACCCGCCTGCGCACCCGGGTACAGATGGTGCTGCAGGAACCCGACGACCAGATCGTGGGCGCGACCGTGCGGGCCGACGTCTCGTTCGGCCCGGCCAATCTCGGCCTGACCCGGACCCAGGTTCAGGCTCGGGTCAATGCGGCGATGGCCGCGCTGGACATCACCGACCTCGCCGAGCGCACACCCAACCACCTGTCGTTCGGTCAGCGTAAGCGGGTCGCAATCGCCGGTGCGGTGGCAATGCACCCGCGGGTGCTGCTGCTCGACGAGGCGACCGCGGGCCTGGATCCGCGGGCGGTCCAGGACCTCCTGGCCACCCTGACCGCACTGTCGGAGAGCGGTACCACGGTCGTGCTGGCCACCCACGACGTCGACACCGCGTGGACCTGGTCGCAGGAAACCCTGGTGCTGCGCGACCGATCGGTGCAGCGCGGACCCACTCACGACCTGCTGGTCGACGATGAGTTGCTCACCGGTGCGCGCCTCACCCTCGCCTGGGGGGCGGCGGTGTCACGCAAACTGCACCGGACGGTGCTGCGACCCGACGAGATCTGA
- a CDS encoding CbiQ family ECF transporter T component, with the protein MNPLDLSAARNRWSGHPAAEKLGLYGGLLLCAMLLPPRTGAPLVLLAVVVATLALARVPARIFWLALLGPVVFIALGSIPIAVSLRGGPHLEPGGVDLAIDTSLRAIAASSATIGLAMTTLMADLLELARRAGVPASLCHVADLTYRLVGILFRSAWTAREAVGLRLGLRGPRDAIAVLGTQSALIFVRGTERARAMSEAMALRAEPGRTAVLTADRPLRPARLAATAATLAMIATVSLLTWRMCKGA; encoded by the coding sequence GTGAACCCCCTCGACCTCAGCGCGGCACGCAATCGGTGGTCAGGTCACCCGGCGGCGGAGAAGCTCGGGCTCTATGGCGGGCTGCTGCTGTGCGCGATGCTATTGCCACCCCGGACCGGCGCACCGCTGGTGCTGCTGGCCGTCGTGGTGGCCACACTGGCCCTGGCCCGGGTCCCGGCACGCATCTTCTGGCTGGCGTTACTGGGTCCGGTCGTGTTCATCGCGCTGGGGTCGATTCCGATCGCCGTGAGCCTGCGCGGAGGACCGCATCTGGAGCCCGGCGGGGTGGACCTGGCGATCGACACGTCGCTGCGGGCCATCGCCGCGTCCTCGGCGACGATCGGTCTGGCGATGACGACGCTGATGGCAGACCTGCTCGAGCTGGCCCGCAGGGCCGGTGTGCCGGCTTCCCTGTGCCACGTCGCCGATTTGACCTACCGACTGGTGGGCATCTTGTTCCGGTCGGCCTGGACAGCACGGGAGGCGGTCGGACTGCGCCTTGGTCTGCGGGGGCCGCGGGACGCGATCGCGGTGCTCGGCACCCAGTCCGCGCTGATCTTCGTGCGCGGGACCGAACGCGCGCGGGCCATGTCGGAGGCGATGGCGCTGCGTGCCGAACCCGGCAGGACCGCGGTGCTCACCGCAGACCGACCGCTACGTCCGGCCAGGCTGGCCGCCACCGCAGCGACGCTGGCCATGATCGCCACGGTTTCTCTGCTGACCTGGAGGATGTGCAAGGGTGCGTGA
- a CDS encoding alanine racemase yields the protein MTGPGNALIDLASVRALARQPLPVGVKGVPPRWWGRTPAELTADAPNLFDAGVFGPVCVLRADAIRHNLDAMAAWCRERGVELAPHGKTHMSPQLAARQLAAGACAITVATIGQAATFRAFGARSLILANQLVDEAGLRWLGHELDADPTLEVLCWVDSVRGVQIMTSALAGTRRAVDVCVEVGLPGGRTGCRTDAQVDEVARAATTSPRLRLVGVAGYEAALGHRRDTEAMAGVRSHLGQLRAAVIRLSALFDADRVLVSAGGSTYFDAVAETLTDWPGHHAVRTVLRSGCYLTHDHGLYGRTSPLAGALHPALEVHAQVVSRPQPGSAIATMGRRDVAFDQDLPVPLDLPDGAVVALNDQHAYLRLGAAEPQVGDWLRFGISHPCTVFDKWQVIPEVDAEDRVVDLIRTYF from the coding sequence GTGACCGGGCCCGGCAATGCGCTGATCGACCTTGCGTCGGTGCGTGCGCTGGCTCGACAACCCCTGCCGGTCGGGGTCAAGGGTGTGCCGCCGCGCTGGTGGGGTCGAACACCGGCCGAGCTGACCGCCGACGCGCCGAACCTGTTCGACGCCGGCGTGTTCGGCCCGGTGTGCGTGCTGCGGGCCGACGCGATCCGGCACAACCTGGACGCGATGGCCGCGTGGTGCCGCGAGCGCGGGGTCGAGCTGGCACCCCACGGCAAGACGCACATGTCGCCGCAACTGGCCGCGCGCCAACTCGCCGCGGGTGCCTGCGCGATCACGGTGGCGACCATCGGCCAGGCCGCCACCTTCCGCGCGTTCGGCGCGAGGAGCCTGATCCTGGCCAACCAGCTGGTCGACGAGGCCGGGCTGCGCTGGCTGGGCCATGAGTTGGATGCCGACCCGACCCTGGAGGTGCTCTGCTGGGTCGATTCGGTGCGCGGGGTGCAGATCATGACCTCGGCGCTGGCCGGCACGCGGCGAGCGGTCGACGTCTGCGTGGAGGTCGGACTGCCCGGAGGGCGCACCGGATGCCGCACGGATGCCCAGGTCGACGAGGTGGCTCGGGCGGCCACAACATCACCACGGCTGCGTCTGGTCGGGGTCGCGGGCTACGAGGCCGCGCTCGGCCACCGGCGCGACACCGAGGCGATGGCGGGGGTGCGCAGCCACCTCGGGCAGCTCCGGGCGGCGGTGATCCGTCTGTCGGCGCTGTTCGACGCCGACAGGGTCCTGGTCAGCGCCGGCGGCAGCACCTACTTCGACGCGGTCGCCGAGACGCTCACCGACTGGCCAGGCCACCACGCAGTGCGCACCGTGCTGCGCAGCGGCTGCTATCTGACCCACGACCACGGCTTGTACGGGCGCACCTCACCACTGGCCGGCGCACTGCATCCTGCACTGGAGGTACACGCCCAGGTGGTGTCACGCCCGCAGCCGGGATCGGCGATCGCGACGATGGGCCGGCGTGACGTGGCGTTCGACCAGGACCTGCCGGTGCCGCTGGATCTGCCCGACGGCGCGGTGGTCGCACTCAACGACCAGCATGCCTACCTGCGGCTCGGGGCAGCCGAGCCGCAGGTAGGCGATTGGCTGCGATTCGGCATCTCCCATCCCTGCACGGTGTTCGACAAGTGGCAGGTGATCCCGGAAGTCGACGCCGAGGACCGGGTGGTCGATCTGATCCGGACGTACTTCTGA
- the panD gene encoding aspartate 1-decarboxylase, giving the protein MFRTMLKSKIHRATVTQADLHYVGSVTVDADLMDAADLIEGEQVTIVDIDNGARLVTYVITGERGSGVIGINGAAAHLVHPGDLVILIAYATMADEQARSYRPRVVFVDSANRQIDLGDDPAAVPSDASGLLSPR; this is encoded by the coding sequence ATGTTTCGTACCATGCTGAAATCCAAGATCCACCGCGCCACGGTGACGCAGGCCGATCTGCACTACGTCGGATCGGTCACGGTGGACGCCGACCTGATGGACGCGGCCGACCTGATCGAGGGTGAGCAGGTGACGATCGTCGACATCGACAACGGCGCGCGGTTGGTGACCTATGTGATCACCGGCGAACGGGGCAGCGGCGTGATCGGGATCAACGGTGCAGCAGCTCATCTCGTGCACCCTGGCGATCTGGTCATCCTGATCGCCTATGCGACGATGGCCGACGAGCAGGCCCGCAGCTACCGGCCGCGGGTGGTGTTCGTCGACTCCGCCAACCGGCAGATCGACCTGGGTGACGACCCCGCCGCCGTCCCGTCCGACGCCTCCGGGCTGCTGTCGCCGAGGTGA
- a CDS encoding Rossmann-like and DUF2520 domain-containing protein codes for MVQPPAAGNIPHDGLRPARLTIGVISAGRVGSALGAAWERAEHVVAACSAVSTASRRRAQRWLPDTAVLPVDQVPARAELLLLAVPDAELATVVGGLAATGAVRPNTIVAHTSGANGIAVLAPLTAQGALPLAIHPAMTFAGTDEDVDRLRGTCFGITAADEIGYAIAQSLVLEIGGEPFRVREDARTLYHAALAHSANHLITVVLDAAEALRTALWGQELLGQQSVDDNPGGLAERIIGPLARASLENALQRGQAALTGPVARGDAAAVTRHLEALTEADPDVAQAYRTNARRTAQRARAPQAVFDALAEAGQ; via the coding sequence ATGGTGCAGCCCCCCGCCGCCGGGAACATTCCGCACGACGGTTTGCGTCCGGCCCGCCTGACGATCGGTGTGATCTCCGCGGGCCGGGTCGGCAGCGCCCTGGGAGCGGCGTGGGAGCGCGCCGAGCACGTCGTCGCCGCCTGCAGCGCGGTGTCCACCGCGTCGCGCCGCCGCGCGCAGCGTTGGCTTCCCGACACCGCGGTGCTGCCCGTCGACCAGGTTCCGGCCCGCGCCGAACTGCTGTTGCTGGCCGTTCCCGATGCGGAGCTGGCCACCGTCGTGGGTGGGCTGGCCGCGACCGGCGCGGTGCGGCCCAACACCATCGTGGCCCACACCTCGGGTGCCAACGGCATCGCGGTGTTGGCCCCGTTGACCGCCCAGGGTGCCTTGCCGCTGGCGATTCATCCGGCGATGACTTTCGCCGGCACCGATGAGGACGTCGACCGGTTGCGGGGCACCTGTTTCGGGATCACCGCCGCCGACGAGATCGGCTATGCGATCGCGCAGTCGCTGGTCCTGGAGATCGGCGGCGAACCGTTCCGGGTCCGCGAGGACGCCCGCACGCTCTACCACGCCGCGCTCGCGCACTCGGCCAACCATCTGATCACCGTGGTGCTCGATGCCGCAGAGGCGTTGCGAACGGCGTTGTGGGGTCAGGAGCTGTTGGGCCAGCAGTCCGTCGATGACAATCCCGGCGGTCTGGCCGAGCGCATCATCGGCCCGCTGGCGCGGGCGTCGCTGGAAAATGCCTTGCAGCGCGGCCAGGCTGCGCTGACCGGGCCGGTGGCCCGCGGCGATGCCGCCGCGGTGACCCGCCACCTGGAAGCTCTGACCGAAGCGGATCCCGATGTGGCGCAAGCCTATCGGACCAATGCCCGACGCACCGCTCAGCGGGCCCGGGCGCCGCAGGCAGTATTCGACGCGCTCGCAGAGGCAGGACAGTGA